GCGCCACTCCCCAGGGCAACAGCGGGGCCAATGGCACGGTCATCACCACGTGGTCGTGCACGGGCAGCAACCTGCAGAACTGGCATTGGGTCAGCGACTCGATCGTGCACGACGCGAGCGGCAGGTGCCTGACGCCGCGGGGCAACGCCACGAACACCAACGGCACCGTCCTCACCCTGTGGGACTGCACCGGATCGCCCGCCCAGAACTTCTCCGGGAACAGCGGTCGGACCTGGACCGTCAACGGGGTCAAGTGCCTGACCAACAAGGGCGGATCGCAGGCCAACGGCACCTGGGTCACGCTGTGGCAGTGTTCGCCCGAGTTCAACTACGGCCAGTCGTGGGGCCTCGTGCGCTAGTCGATCGAGAACTCCCCACAGGGCGCCCACTGGTGCCCCGCGCCGTCACGAGGGCCCCGCACCGGCAGGTGCGGGGCCCTCGGTCGTTCCAAAGGTCGGCCGTTCGCTGTCGGCGTTCACGTGCGGTACCTCCGTTGTTCGAGCCGCGGAAGGACGGGGGCGTGTCGTCACACCGTAGAAGACCGCGGAGCGGGGGCCTATGTGTCCGCCCCTCACCATCGGACTCCTCTTTGTGTGCCCGGGCGCCACTGCGCGCCGGATCCGACGATTCCCGATGCCCTCGACGGTTGGGGATGTCGGCCCGCCGAGATTTCCGATGACCCGACCTTCGGCACCTTGTCGCCGTGGCTGTCATCGGTTATGGAGAACGCCGACGGCTCCCTGGGATTGCTCATTACCACGGGGGGTCCGCCAGGTCTCCCGGATCATCCAATCTGTGGATCGTGTCAAGTGCATTAGTTTAGGAAGAGAGCATTCCGGTATGGGTGATGACCGAACCTTGACCGGACTGGCTGATTTCTGTCTCGATGATGATTGTGATGCATGGCACATCTTCGCCCCTTCAAATCGGGCAAACAGGTGCATTGCTTACGGTAATCGAGCGGAGTGAGTGATTCTGATGGCGAGAATCGAACGCCCGCCCATCGGTCGGACATTACCGAGGCTTGACCTGGATATACCGGTTTCCATAACCTCCGGATCGTGCTTGCGCCGCCGATCAACGGTGCATCAGTTACGTCAAACCATTTGACCGGAGGGTTGTATGTACGACGTTATTGTTGTAGGTGGCCGCTGTGCAGGATCGCCCGTTGCGATGCTGCTGGCCCGACAGGGTCACCGGGTGCTCGTGGTGGATCGGGCCTCATTCCCCAGTGACACGGTGTCGACCCACTACATTCACCAGGCCGGCCTGTTGAAGCTTCAGGACTGGGGTCTTCTCGACGAGATCATCGCGGCCAAGACGCCGGCGCTCCGAAAGATGCATTACTCGTATCGGGGCATCGATCTCAACGGGTTCGCCGACCCGGTGGACGGTGTCGACGCCGTCTACTGCCCCCGACGCACCGTGTTGGACGAGATCCTCGTCAACGCCGCTCGCCGGGCCGGCGCCGAGGTCGTCGAAGGGTTCACCGTATCCGACCTGGTCTTCACCGACGGCCGTGTGACCGGAATCCGCGGACGCGAAGGGGACGGGCCGGAGCGGGAGTTCCGCGCCACCGTGGTCATCGGGGCCGACGGCTTCCACTCGACGGTCGCCAAGAAGGTGGGCGCGGAGCTGTACAACGTGCGCCCCGCGGCGGGCTTCATCTACTACTCGTACTACAGCGGGCTCGACGACTGGGGTCTGCACCACAAGACCGGCTTCAACGAGAAGTGGTTCGGCACCTGGCCGACGAACGACGGCGTGAACATGCTGGCCGTCATCTGCACGCGACGCCAGCTCAAGGAGTTCCGTCAGGACGTCGAGGGCGGCTTCCAGGGCGTGTTCGACGACGTGTCCCCGGAAATGGGGGCGCAACTGCGCGACCAGGGCCGACGCGAAGAGGACTTCAGGCCCATGCGCTACCCGGACAACTACTACCGCCGCGCCCACGGCCCCGGTTGGGCTCTCGTCGGCGACGCCGGCTACCACAAGGACCCCTACACGGGGTGGGGCATCACCGACGGCTTCCTGCACGGCGAACTCCTCGCCGAGCGCGTCCACCAGGGCCTGACCGGCGAGCGGTCGATGGACGAGGCGCTCGCCGAGTACAACAAGGTGCGCGACGAGGAGAGCGCCGGAGTCTACGACTTCACGACGACGCTCGGCGAACTCACCGAACTGCCGCCGTTCTTCCGGGCGACGATGGCCGCGATGGGCCAGACCCAGGAGTGGACCAACAAGATGCTCGGCCTGATCGGCGGAGTCGTCCCGGACTACGAGGTCTACGCCCCGGACGCCCTTGAGCAGCTCTACGACGCCGCCGGCACGCCGCAGGAGGAACGGATCTACGATCCGGCCGGCTGACGACCCTCGCCCCATCGAGTCCCACCGGGACACGAACGCCCAGTGCCGTGCGTCGAGCGTGCCGTTCCGGGCGCTCGCGCCGGTGCTTCGCGCCACCCCCGCCCAGGCAGCCGTGTAGATCACTCCGGAAGACGGCGGGCTCGCCCGCGGGCAGCTCCGAGGCCGTCGTCCGACACCCCGGCAGCCTTCCCGGCAGCCGTCAGACCACAGGGCAGTAGCCCGACCACTCACCGACCGGGCCCGGGTGCCCGTCGACCGAGCCCGCCGCGCCCTGCCGGCCCGGCCGCTTCTTTCCCCATCAGCGTTCAGTCACCCTGCCGTCCCGCCACCGGCGAGGCTCGGTGCGGCCTTCCCACAGGCCCCGGGCCCATGGCATCTCGGCACTGCAATCGATGCGCTTCACCCTCTGAGGGAGCCCAGCAGATGACGCGTGCGTCCAGCATGTTCGATCTCATCAGTGACCAGGACGAGGAAAGGCCGTACTTCGAGACAGGCGGCATCGGCAGGTCCCACGAGTTCTACACCGGTGAGGAGCAGTACCGGCGGGAGATGTCCCGCATCTACGGTCGGCGCTGGCTCCCGGTGGACCACGTCTCCCGCCTCAAGGAGAAGGGTGCCTACAGCACCCTGAACATCGGCACCGGCTCCGTCCTCCTCATCCACGGGGACGACGGCATCCAGGCCTACCACAACTACTGCCGGCACCGCGGGTACAAGCTCGTCGAGGAGGCCACGGGCAAGCGGCAGAGCCTGGTGTGCCTCTACCACTGCTGGGTGTACGACCGGAACGGCAAGCTGAAGAGCCTCAACGGCACGTACCTGGACCACTTCTTCGAGAAGGAGAAGAACGGTCTGCTGCCGGTGCGCACCGAAGTCCGGTTCGGTGTCGTCTTCATCGCACTCTCCGACGACGCCCCCGACCTCGACGCCTCGCTCGGCGAGTTCGGCGAGTTCGCGAAGGTCTACGAGCTCGCCGACCTGGAGTGCGTCGAGGCGAAGGACTACCCGGTCGCCTCGAACTGGAAGCTCGTGGCCCACAACGTCAACGAGAGCCTGCACTTCCCGACCGCCCACAAGGACCTGCACCGCATCACCGACTTCGACGACGCGGGCACCTACGACCTCAAGGGCGACATCGTCGGGGCGTGGCAGTCCATCCGCGGCGGCTACAACTCCGTCTCCATGACGGGGCGCAGCGGCCGGACGCCCATGCCGCAGGTTCCCGAAGGGGACCGGCTGAAGATCAATTGGATCACCATCCTGCCCAACCTCCTGTTCGGGTTCACGGCCGACTACGTGATGATGCAATGGGTCTGGCCCGAGAGTCCCGGTACCTGCTTCGTCCGGCACTTCTGGCTCTTCCACCCCTCCGAGACCGCCAAGAGCGACTTCTCCCACGAAGCCGTGTTCGCCCTGTGGGACAAGGCGAACTACGAGGACTGGGAGATGTGCGAGCGCACGCACCGCGGCCTGTCGAACCCGCTGTGGACGCCCGGCCAGCTCTCCCTCGACGAGGAGGTCGTCTCCCAGATCGACTCCTGGGTCGCCCGCGAGTGCGCCGAAGCCCCGGACGCCCTCGCGCACGGCGAGGGCACCGCCCCCAAGGTTGAGGTCACCGCCGCGCACGGCGAGGACACCGCCGAGTCCGGGAAGGCCGCAGAGTGAGCACGACAGCCAACTGCTACCTCATCGGCGGCACCAGGGTACTCACCCAGTGCGCCGCTCGACTCCTCGACTCCGGCGTACGGATCGAGGGCATCCTCAGCGACGACCCCGCCGTGACGGAATGGGCCGACACGCGGGGGATCCCGGTACTCGACCCGCACGCGGACCTGGCGCGGACCCTCTCGGCGCGCCCGTTCGACTACCTCTTCAGCATGGTCAACTTCCGGATCCTGCCCGCCCCGGTCCTCGACCTGCCGAACATCGCCGCGATCAACTTCCACGACGGGCCGCTGCCCCGCTACTCCGGCAGTCACGTCCCCGCCTGGGCGCTGTACGAGGGCGCGTCCCGTCACGCGGCCACCTGGCACCGGATGACGGAGGCCGTGGACGCAGGCGGCGTGCTGCTGGAGCGCTGGTTCCCGATCCGCGACCACTCCACCGCCCTGTCCCTGACGTACGAGACGGCCGAGGTGGGCATCGAGCTCTTCGCCGACCTCGTCCCGCACGTCGTGGCCCGCACCCTGCCCGAGCCGCTGGACACCGGCGACCGCGAACGGCGGTTCTACCGGCGGTCCGACCGCATGGCGTCCGGCGGCATCATCCACGCGGGCACCTCGGCCGCCGAGGCCGAACGGCTCTCCAAGGCCCTGGACTACGGTTCCTTTCCGAACCCGCTCGGGGTGACGACCCTCGTCACCGAGCAGGGTGCGGTGTTCACCCGACAGGTCAGGCTGATCCCGCGCGAGGACACGCGTACCGGGACCACCGTGCAGTCGGTGACCACGTCCGCCATCACCCTGGCGGCCCCGGACGCCGACCTCGTGCTGAGCGACTGGACCGCCGTCGACGGGAGCGCGCTGAGC
This region of Streptomyces sp. NBC_00513 genomic DNA includes:
- a CDS encoding aromatic ring-hydroxylating dioxygenase subunit alpha, encoding MTRASSMFDLISDQDEERPYFETGGIGRSHEFYTGEEQYRREMSRIYGRRWLPVDHVSRLKEKGAYSTLNIGTGSVLLIHGDDGIQAYHNYCRHRGYKLVEEATGKRQSLVCLYHCWVYDRNGKLKSLNGTYLDHFFEKEKNGLLPVRTEVRFGVVFIALSDDAPDLDASLGEFGEFAKVYELADLECVEAKDYPVASNWKLVAHNVNESLHFPTAHKDLHRITDFDDAGTYDLKGDIVGAWQSIRGGYNSVSMTGRSGRTPMPQVPEGDRLKINWITILPNLLFGFTADYVMMQWVWPESPGTCFVRHFWLFHPSETAKSDFSHEAVFALWDKANYEDWEMCERTHRGLSNPLWTPGQLSLDEEVVSQIDSWVARECAEAPDALAHGEGTAPKVEVTAAHGEDTAESGKAAE
- a CDS encoding NAD(P)/FAD-dependent oxidoreductase, which produces MYDVIVVGGRCAGSPVAMLLARQGHRVLVVDRASFPSDTVSTHYIHQAGLLKLQDWGLLDEIIAAKTPALRKMHYSYRGIDLNGFADPVDGVDAVYCPRRTVLDEILVNAARRAGAEVVEGFTVSDLVFTDGRVTGIRGREGDGPEREFRATVVIGADGFHSTVAKKVGAELYNVRPAAGFIYYSYYSGLDDWGLHHKTGFNEKWFGTWPTNDGVNMLAVICTRRQLKEFRQDVEGGFQGVFDDVSPEMGAQLRDQGRREEDFRPMRYPDNYYRRAHGPGWALVGDAGYHKDPYTGWGITDGFLHGELLAERVHQGLTGERSMDEALAEYNKVRDEESAGVYDFTTTLGELTELPPFFRATMAAMGQTQEWTNKMLGLIGGVVPDYEVYAPDALEQLYDAAGTPQEERIYDPAG
- a CDS encoding RICIN domain-containing protein, yielding MTRRLTAALVALLTVLGFNILGDEAAVAAGGTRLYNSGNCATPQGNSGANGTVITTWSCTGSNLQNWHWVSDSIVHDASGRCLTPRGNATNTNGTVLTLWDCTGSPAQNFSGNSGRTWTVNGVKCLTNKGGSQANGTWVTLWQCSPEFNYGQSWGLVR